The genomic DNA CTCAATCACATCATTATCTTGAATAGCCTTTATGTCTCACCTGTCCTTTCACAAGGCTCGCAGCAAACTGCCTCATGACGGCCTCGACCGTGTACGCGCTGGACCAGCCTCGGGGGGTTAACAACTCCATGCAAATAGCTCCTCCATCGAGAACGTAGCCGTTCTCCAGCCTCGGGGTAAGCACTCGCATGAAAGGCGGTGAGAAGGGGAAATTGTCGGGGAAAGTGACATTCAGCAGTATGAACTCAGTGTTCGTCTCTTTCATGTCCTGCCACAGCGCGGAGTCCTTGTCCACCTGGTGCAGCTTCACATTCCATTCAAAGAGGTTATCATCCATCAGCTCCACGGTTATAAAGTTGTCACCCAGTCGTCGGATCTCTTGCAGTTCTTTCATCAATCTCCGTGTCCGGACCTGGGTGCAGTGTTGTCTGTGGGGCGCCAACGAGGGTATCGAGCTACTGGGCTTGCTACTTTGCTGTTTCTCTTTCGTGTCCTTGCCCTGTTGTTTGTCCTTAACAGGCGGTTTGTCCTTAACCGGATGATCAAATTTTTTAGCTTTTATTTCTGGGGTACTGATGTTCGTCTCATTGCTGGTATTACAGTGCTTCGTGTTGTTTTTCTGGTTGCCCTTGGTCCCTTTCAACGAGCCTTGGTGATGCTTTGGGTCCTCTGTGTCGCGGTCGTGTAGACGAATAAGTCCAATTTTACGCAGAAGGGTTGCCATTGTTGTTGATATTCACAATCCCCCTAAAAGAGTTCTCCAGATGCGTACAATGTCGATATCGACGAACGCACGCGAACCTTAGTTCACTGCAGGCTCGGAAGATGACCACTCGGCGATTGCATGTAGCCCGTCCTCAATGCATCGTTCCGGCGAATTCAAACTGAAAACATAAGAGCCATTGCATAATTCACCAGAGAATGGATAGTTTTTCCATTCAGATCATACCAATATGTTGGTTGTGGTGGACATACATCTAACACAAAATTACCAACGTAGCCTATACTTCACACGGTTGCAGCAATTTTGACATGTGGAATGTTTATTGACTGCAGCGAAGCTATAGCTGCGGATGCCACGCCACTATTGCTAGCATAGGATGCTTTTCAAACAGATAGGTTAAACAAAACCTTACTCCCAATAGATTCTGTTCACAACACAATTCCACAGCATTTATTTATATGTAAGAAATATACATAGGCCCTACCTCTTACCTGCAAAATAACACGATAATGCACCTGTTCCGTTTAGTGTTTACAACGGACAGTGACTCCAAAACGATATCGGGTTGCAGATGACTGTTAATCCTGAGTTCGGCTGGGTCTGGTCTATCTAAGCCAAAGCCTTTGATGTAACCGCAGCTGCGGCAACACTAGCGCTAATGTTGCTCGGAACGAACCAATCCGATAGCCTAATCCGTCGCGAAAGCAAGagcacacataggctacacacacactgttatagCTGGTTTGTACAAAGCTCTGAGGACACTCGCTTTCGCTGTACCTGGACGGAATGGATAATCAAGTCCCGCGCACGAACTGTGAGGATAGAAGAGGGGCTGGGCTTCCGATGCATCAGCTGTCGTAGGGGGATTAGTTAATGACGTTTtcacctcccccctcccctttctATTTCGCATTCCACATTAGGTTACCTTGGGAAGAGAGCATGAGCTGGTGCACCAAAATGAATAAATCAAGCAAGTTAAAATTAGGATATAGCCTAGCAATTATATGTGTTTTTGAAATTCCCCTTAtcttaaaatatataaaatatcgTACATAAAGGATCACGGCCAGTTAAGACTAACAATGGTTATACATATTAAATATTCCACTGTGTTGGTTATAAACCAGTAATACAATATCTTCCTGTAACTAGCATAAGGATGTTTTTTTGCAGCATAACTACTTCCCAGCAATGAGAATCACTTTACGGCACAAACCAGTTGGCTGTTTCCACGGAGACGGAGCCTAAGCTTTAGTGATTGGCTAATACGCTGCCAGAAATCGGTACTGCGGCATGGGCACTATGAAAACGCACTAAGAAACCTTTGTTTACTTACGTTTTCTTTTAATGTAAAGTATTCCTGGTAGTTGTACAACTAATCGAGCTATTATGGCTGAAAAATTTGATAACTTAGAGGAGCATCTTGAAAAATTCATCGAAAATATTCGTCAGTTGGGGATCATCGTAAGTGACTTTCAACCAAGCAGCCAGACGGGACTGAATCAGAAGCTGTAAGTGGTCTTTCAGATAAGCCTAATTCAAAATTAGTTCTCATAATGTTACAAAAAACGAACGCTAAGTAACTTGATGACTTGAAAGACGGGTAGACATTTCTCCTACAAGAAAGCACATCCTGGACTGTAAaataagctaagttagctatGTTAGCTTGGTGGACTATGGGTTAGCCAGATAGCAAGCTAACGATAGGCTTGTATGCTGATAATGTGTCGCTGTCATTCGTGTGAAACGTTAATCATGTAAGAAATAATCATTGAGATGAAGATATATTATAAGTTAGGTCGTTTTGGTTAGGGATTtgcgttaacgttagcctacactACCTTGTAGTCATGGCAGTCATGCTAGCTGTTGACGTCTGTGTGTCATGAGTTTACGTTATCTGTAAATGAACAGGATTTGAGATGTAGGCAGCTTTAAGGGTGCTCTTTAATACGTAGGGGTTGTAGAAACACTACTATTATGTGCAGACACAAATGAATCCATTGTGATGATGAGCTTAAGGTACTGGCCACTTCAAATGACCTCATTCTCCTTTGTCCCACAGAAACTTCATGATCACTGGATTGCAAGATATTGAGAAATGCCGACAACAGCTGCATGACATCAACGTACCTCTGGAGGCTTTTGAGTGAGTCCTTCACATCTGGCCAAAATGCTTAAACATTCAAGCTTTGATGGTGATTCATTTAAGGATACAACTCTAGTAGAAATCCTGTTATTACGAGATTGCTGTAACTAAGTATTTTACCCAACAATAC from Alosa alosa isolate M-15738 ecotype Scorff River chromosome 20, AALO_Geno_1.1, whole genome shotgun sequence includes the following:
- the ube2ql1 gene encoding ubiquitin-conjugating enzyme E2Q-like protein 1, with the protein product MATLLRKIGLIRLHDRDTEDPKHHQGSLKGTKGNQKNNTKHCNTSNETNISTPEIKAKKFDHPVKDKPPVKDKQQGKDTKEKQQSSKPSSSIPSLAPHRQHCTQVRTRRLMKELQEIRRLGDNFITVELMDDNLFEWNVKLHQVDKDSALWQDMKETNTEFILLNVTFPDNFPFSPPFMRVLTPRLENGYVLDGGAICMELLTPRGWSSAYTVEAVMRQFAASLVKGQGRICRKAGKSKKAFSRKEAEATFKSLVKTHEKYGWVSPPVSDG
- the med10 gene encoding mediator of RNA polymerase II transcription subunit 10 — translated: MAEKFDNLEEHLEKFIENIRQLGIIVSDFQPSSQTGLNQKLNFMITGLQDIEKCRQQLHDINVPLEAFEYIDQGRNPQLYTKECLERALAKNEQVKGKIDTMTKFKSLLISELGKVFPEEMTKYKAIHGDDPPS